The Arabidopsis thaliana chromosome 5, partial sequence genomic interval ttttatttagtatttaaTACTGCattattgtattttgattgttaattctagAATTTCACCGTAGTATATATTATGTTATATCATCTAAGattgaaaattgtaaatgTTTGAGAGaatttttgaccaaaaactctaccaaaaatatatatgtatatgtaattttaCGTGAAATAACTGAAGTAACTTTACAGAATTCTATTTAGTATATAATTtctatgttattttttgtttttaatggtcaatctacaaaaagaaagaaattattaGAACAGTAAGATTTACATCTATAAGATTTAAAACAGTATAATCTTGATGTATATGTAACAAGAATCTTGAAAACACATTTCCATTGAGATCAGTCATCTCTTGAAGTGATTCGCTCAATCGGTTAAAATGCATAGCATCAAGCATGGGTCGAACTTTATCGATGGTCCTACTCAAAATAAACTTTCAATGGCCTATAAATTTTTAGATCATAATCCTTGGCTTATGTTATTTATGCTCTAACCCGGCCTACATAGCATCCAGgtctaaaatatcaaatttaatatcaaCTATAATGCAATTAAAAGAGACtggatgatgaagaaatcaaaccaaaacctcATCAAGAAACACAAGCCGGAATCACTTTTAGACTTGCACCAGAACGCAAGGAACCCAATGGTCTTGTCATCACCAAACCCAACATCGTTTTAGCTCGATACCGAATACGAGCCCAATAATGAAACAAAGCCTCAAACATTCTAACAAGACCTATATAATTGGATCATCCCTACAAAggtggtttgtttttttcaacttttttttttggtcaaacattCTACTTTTGTTATACAATCTGATTTTAACAGGTCTACGACTACGTAGTGAGGAAAAATAATAACTCCTACAAATGTGCAACTCCAACTAGACTCCCATTTTAGCATCTTTTACCCATCTCCACATAACATATGATCCTACTTTTCATCTGTTGCATCCAATCACAAGTCTACTATTCCAAATCATTAGATTCAATCCAATACTTCTGTGATTGTTTCATTTAAGgtatatttcattttaaaaaaaaactctttatcACTAAAgttttcgtttattttttctttctgaaataaaaatctctcCATTCAgctttaggaaaaaaaaaatttgtttctaagaacaaatccaaaaaatgtCTTCGCATAGTGatgaaatcgaagaagaacaaatatCAAGAATTGAGAAAGGCAAAGGCAAAGATTGCCAAGGAGGAATCGAGACGGTTATATGTACTTCTCCCAGCATTGTCTGCCTTAcccaaaaggttttaaaataaaattttattgtaattATTGCAtagttatatgtttataatgataacaaaattttgcGCAAATTGATTTATGGTGTTTTcctttaaaattaattacagTTGATAGCAGAGATGATTGGGACCTATTTTATAGTATTCTCTGGATGTGGAGTGGTGGTAGTGAATGTCTTGTACGGAGGAACAATAACATTTCCAGGGATCTGTGTTACTTGGGGTCTCATTGTTATGGTCATGATTTACTCTACTGGTCACATTTCCGGTGCACATTTTAACCCTGCCGTTACCGTTACTTTCGCCATTTTCCGACGGTTTCCTTGGCATCAGGTCATCATCTATTCTTTTAGCCTTGATCGAATAAGATCTAGATTGTTTCAAACATTACAAGTTCAAcgtcaagaagaagattcctttttcaaaaaatacaaaatgaaCAATTTTCTCATCTTATGCAATATTAAAGCAGTCATTTTCATAGCtattccaaaaaataaatatcatgtAGATTAGCTCGTCATTTGCTAAAAATATTGCAAGGGTAATTAGCAAATTGTAGATATGAGGCTGATTAGCGTGGGGCTGTGAACATTGTACTTTAATTTAATGATCGCACCAAATTGATAGATGCATGACATCAGTCGTAAAAACTATGagttcttttataaaaaaacagaaaacaaaacatatgtaaaaaatgccccccaaaaaaaaacaattgaaaactAAGTTATAGTGTATGAATTCAAATATTGGATTAATGAATACAATTGTATAATGTTTTGAGCAGGTACCATTGTATATAGGTGCACAATTTGCGGGATCGTTACTAGCGAGTTTGACATTGAGACTAATGTTTAAAGTGACACCCGAAGCTTTCTTTGGAACGACTCCAGCTGATTCGCCAGCACGAGCGCTCGTCGCAGAAATCATTATCTCATTCCTCCTCATGTTCGTTATCTCTGGAGTTGCCACCGATAATCGTGCGGTTAGTAAATTCTTCATATTGTTAGATAATTATAACTGAAATGGAAGCTTACTTATGGTCGTGGTataattaaaacttaataatggAGAAATAGAGAACTACTAAGCcaagaaaatttaattttgttacaaAACTATGATATGAATTTCCACTGATATGAATTTCCTTCTTGCTGAATGGAATAatgtataaacataaaatttcacaaaacTTATGACTGGTAAACATTCGTGGGtgatttcattattttggGAGTTAGTAATCAGAACCTATGTACTAATGTATAATGGATAGTTGAGCTCTTCTTTTACAAAcagttttcttcatttgagCTCGCTGGTGCATATTCTAAATgccaaaaatattttcataaaatcattgtcataagaagaaaaaaaatgcaaacttacgttttttttaaaatgaatgtaaaattatattcaaccagaaaaaatgtttttacaatGAATGCGTCATAGAAAGTTGAAACTTTTTGAGCTATTTGTGTCATATTATACGCCAAAACGAGATTAGATGCTTACCTCACCTCCTTCTTCGCAACCACTTCCTCAAACCATCCTTAGTTGACTGTATTCTCGTCTAGGTCACCCTTCATCTTCAGTTCTTAAAAACGTTGGACTGTtcttaatatgtttttaacaGGTTGGAGAATTAGCTGGAATTGCGGTGGGGATGACTATAATGGTAAACGTCTTTGTGGCCGGGTAAAAAatactcttatttttttgtcatattaaCAACCAACCTAAttcataaaaagaaatatttctagggttttatatatgttaaaaatatgctttggttctgaatcAGGAGTccaatatgtaaaattaaaatgtttggaCTGGTATTcgaatttttcattttataaatattaatataaagaaatagaatATGAATGATTTGGTATGGTTTTAGTATTAAATCTATAACatattttcatcaaatatttctaattttcgTTCAAGAAAAGGTTTTACATCAGGTTTTTTAGTCCtactcaaataaaaataatccaaaGAATGGATTATAGTACTTAATAGATATTGAAAAAATGaatccattaaaaaaatattaacatatatattccattttttGGATTAGTTACTTGCTTTGgtttcatatcttttttttttatgattgtAAACTCCTCATGATTTTAATTATCTATCATTAATATGTAAAAACATTTGACAGACCAATTTCGGGAGCATCAATGAATCCAGCAAGAAGTCTAGGACCAGCATTAGTGATGGGAGTATATAAACACATATGGGTTTACATTGTTGGTCCCGTCCTAGGAGTTATATCCGGAGGTTTTGTTTACAACCTTATCAGATTTACGGATAAGCCACTCCGAGAACTCACTAAGAGCGCTTCTTTTCTCCGTGCCGTTTCTCCAAGCCACAAGGGTTCTAGTTCTAAGACttaatctttcttctcttagTTTGGTCTTCTTCAGTTGCTCGTTCCTCTTGAATATTTTCATGCATTCTTAATTCATTAATTAACTTTTAGTTTCATCTAGAAAGACATGATCACCTCTAACTCTTGATTAAAGTTCTTGATATCCAAAAACATTACTAATCGAATATACAATAACACACCATGTTCATGTAGAATTCGCTAGAGTACTCCCAGCAAAATGTAGATAAGATTTATTATAGATACTCCACGAGCACGATGAAAAAGTTTTCGACCTCTTAGAAAGATTGGTATGCGCTATGGACATCACAAACATGCATAACATGCTCTTCCAACCAAAAATTCATTATACCAAATCGCACAAAGCACATTTGTCACAATTTATCTCCAAATTTGGGAGAAACTTAACATACAATATTCACACTGCGACTAGAAAGATCCTACCACTAATATCCAGCTCGGTCCTCATATCGGATTAAGTAAAATTATACTATAAATATTAGACTGTGGGCATccaacctaaaaccaattgaCAATAAGTAGAGAGatccatattttatatataccactTAAGATCCTACTCAACTTCCGATGTGGGACAATATCCCTAATAATAAATACCCTACCATCAAGATAGACATATATAGTCTTTCAAACACACATGTACAACAATGTATTCTACGAAGAAGGTGGATCAACGATCATTCATGGAGTACGTTGATTCACCTAAATTCAGTATCATCTTCCAAATGAATAAATAACCCATTTACAGTATTTATGGTTTTTCCTTTGCGTCATTTTCGTTAAGGGGTGGgccttttgatttttgttagggtttgattcgcttttgatgtttttgttttaacaaaaatttagcTAAACTCAAACCAAGATTAGTTTCATTTCGTCTAATTTACTTTGGCTTGGTTTCGTTTGATTCTAGTtcgataaaaaaacaaacaaattaataaacattACACGAAAGAAAACTTATCGCAATTTGATATATGATAtcaaaaatagttatttattaGGAGAAGTCAACTCAgttattgaaacaaaataagtaaaaaaaaaagcaatcaTGCATGGAAAGcctcaaaacatatataaatgatttaatcaaataataaaaaattattcattagtaattattcaatttaattaattaattgttaaaataagtatatatagtttgaaaCCGAACAGTAATTAGTatacaaaaatgtcaaaaaagcgtcaactttcaaatttgtaacGAAAAAATCATGAACTTTTGAAATACCATGTAAATCATAAAGTTTTCTAtgactttttttataaaatgatcAAGTTTTGTTGACTGGATTATTTCGGGCATGCCGTAAAATTTTCGTAAACGGAAATAATTTCCTCTAGAATTTTCTGTTAAATCAAAACGACATCGTAAgtatatttcatatttgtatatattagatattctttttaattttgttatttttaatttatttcataagtttttaattaaatgtctatatatatatatatttatattcgTTGTTACAAATATATCAAAGTGTTGTCGTAACTCAGCGGTAGAAAGTCCCTTAATTGGCATGAGCTTGTTAGTTTGATATCCGATGGATGCATTTTTCCCTCATTATTTTCtatcaaaacgacgtcgttttatgAGTTCcgtttacaaaaaaatctaaagcAACGTCGTTTTGATTTAACAGAAAATtctaaaacgacgtcgttttgatttaacataaaattttaatggaAAGTTAACTCCATTTATAAAAACTTCACGGCATGCCCGAAATGGTCCAGTCAACAAAACTTGaccattttatcaaaaagtcaaaataaactttatgatttaaatgacattttgaAAGTTCAGACATATTTtatcccaaatttgaaagttagcgtttttttgatattttttccaattaatatataaattttgctCCAATTAAATAAGTTTAGGTTtggttgttttggtttgaaacCAAATAATTAGTAGTAATACATACTATTACTTAGTAGTTAGTACTAATTCGGTTCGGTCAAAATTAGGCAATCAACGTagatacttttttctttttttttggcagataGGTCAACGTAATAATTATAGAAATACAACAAACACATTTGACTAGCTCCTTAACTGCTACAAATCGTAGGCAGTTATTAGATACAAATCGTAGAAATACAACAAACACATTTTACCCATTTCTAACATAACATCAAAGCCTGATCCTGTTTTTCATAAATTACATCTAAGTACAGCTCTATTTTTCCAACTCATTAGATATAAACCAATCATTCTGTAATTGTTTCAACTAATTTCTGTTTCACATGTATAAAAGCTCTTCAACCTCCAAGTTCTCAACCCaccaaaaatttcaatttcttttctacttttctCCAAATAAAAAACTCACATCcacatttttcttaaagaaaatgaCTTCTCATGGTGAAGAGATCGAAGACGAACAAATATCAAGAATTGAGAAAGGCAATTGCAAAGATAGCCAAGGAGGAATGGAGACGGCCATATGTAGTTCTCCTAGCATTGTTTGCCTTACACAAAaggtaacaaacaaaattaactatttgttttatttcatagTTAACaatgattataaatattttgtcacaactttgttgatttttttatatattataaaattgattACAGTTGATAGCAGAGATGATTGGAACCTATTTCATAATATTCTCTGGATGTGGAGTAGTGGTAGTGAATGTCTTGTACGGAGGAACAATAACATTTCCAGGGATCTGTGTGACTTGGGGTCTCATTGTTATGGTCATGATTTACTCTACTGGTCACATTTCCGGTGCACATTTTAACCCTGCCGTCACTGTCACGTTCGCTGTTTTCCGGCGGTTTCCTTGGTATCAGGTAAATGTCTCTGATCTCTATCTCCTTTTTCAAGAAGATCTAAAATGTTTCAAACATTAAATTCCGCGTTCACGTGACAACCAAAACTTTCTTTGCAACAACGAATATAATTGTATAATGTTTTGGCCGGACAGGTACCATTGTATATAGGTGCACAACTTACGGGATCATTACTAGCGAGTTTAACATTGAGACTAATGTTCAATGTGACACCCAAAGCTTTCTTTGGAACAACTCCAACTGATTCATCAGGACAAGCACTAGTAGCAGAGATCATTATCTCATTCCTCCTCATGTTCGTTATCTCCGGCGTTGCCACTGATAGTCGTGCGGTTAGTGTTTTCAATATCTCaaacctttgtttttttcatggAAGTTCTTATGTTGTTGAAGTGTTCttatatcttttcttttgacagACTGGAGAATTAGCTGGAATCGCGGTGGGGATGACTATAATATTGAACGTCTTTGTAGCcgggtaaaaaaaaaatactatctaacaaaattctttttatcaaTCTATTATCAACATATTTCATATACAAgttgaaatattaatttgggttttggaTTATTATTAGACCTATTTCGGGAGCATCAATGAATCCAGCGAGAAGTCTTGGACCAGCAATAGTGATGGGAAGATATAAAGGAATTTGGGTTTACATTGTTGGTCCCTTTGTCGGAATTTTTGCCGGAGGTTTTGTTTACAACTTCATGAGATTTACGGATAAGCCACTACGAGAACTCACAAAAAGTGCTTCTTTCCTCCGTAGTGTTGCCCAAAAAGACAATGCTTCTAAATCAGATggctaatttgttttttctttgtttgatatcAGTTTTACTGTGAATATTTGTATCCATTCCTTATTCGTTAATTAACTTAATTTTTAGTTgaataaaatctgaaaaacatCACGTCACATTGTGTGATCTAGACCCAAAAGGGATTTTCAGTTTTCCGCTAAATGAATACAACAAAGCAACGAGCTTTGTTCATGTCAACAAAACCATCCgacaaacaaaagttttagaGCGAAAAACCTATATGTTACCTATtagtatataactatatattatgaacTGAATAATTATGATCGACTTTACGCTTTCATATTTATACAAGAGATAGAGAATCTAAGTGCATATTCGTATAAGTCTTTAGAGAGATATTATGCCTAAAATGATagatacaaatatacaatatatgatatatctatACTAATATTGCCAACAATGTTTTAAGCTGTGATGGAGGCATTAGACTCCATATTTGATTGTGCGCTAGGCGTCAAACTCTTTAAGCATGATCTAGCGCCAATGGcagatatagaaaaaaatttagagGGGGcaatcaatatttatattttatataaataattaaacatttatatacatatatataataaaataaaatatcgaatatagtttttgttttgttgtttatggtATACATAATTCAATATTAtactatataagaaaatgaaaatgcatACAATTGTTTTCTATGAAAAACCATTCTGAGTTTAAATGAATCAAAGAGTAATATCTAAGAGTTAGAGATTTTgaattaacatatatattttctttgttcaacAGATTCTAATTAACATCTATTGATTTACTACATTTGTACtaatgtttttagtttattgttttatataaaaaacttaaatatttggaaaacaaCACATAATAATACTATACAAAAGCCAATTACCCTAATTATGAACCACCAAAGTTTAGGTGTGAACAATTTTCCCCAAGATTGGCTCTTTTGAGCCTTTAACAATatttga includes:
- the NIP4;1 gene encoding NOD26-like intrinsic protein 4;1 (NOD26-like intrinsic protein 4;1 (NIP4;1); FUNCTIONS IN: water channel activity; INVOLVED IN: transport, transmembrane transport; LOCATED IN: integral to membrane, membrane; EXPRESSED IN: male gametophyte, cultured cell, pollen tube; EXPRESSED DURING: M germinated pollen stage; CONTAINS InterPro DOMAIN/s: Major intrinsic protein, conserved site (InterPro:IPR022357), Aquaporin (InterPro:IPR012269), Major intrinsic protein (InterPro:IPR000425); BEST Arabidopsis thaliana protein match is: NOD26-like intrinsic protein 4;2 (TAIR:AT5G37820.1); Has 1807 Blast hits to 1807 proteins in 277 species: Archae - 0; Bacteria - 0; Metazoa - 736; Fungi - 347; Plants - 385; Viruses - 0; Other Eukaryotes - 339 (source: NCBI BLink).); the protein is MSSHSDEIEEEQISRIEKGKGKDCQGGIETVICTSPSIVCLTQKLIAEMIGTYFIVFSGCGVVVVNVLYGGTITFPGICVTWGLIVMVMIYSTGHISGAHFNPAVTVTFAIFRRFPWHQVPLYIGAQFAGSLLASLTLRLMFKVTPEAFFGTTPADSPARALVAEIIISFLLMFVISGVATDNRAVGELAGIAVGMTIMVNVFVAGPISGASMNPARSLGPALVMGVYKHIWVYIVGPVLGVISGGFVYNLIRFTDKPLRELTKSASFLRAVSPSHKGSSSKT
- the NIP4;2 gene encoding NOD26-like intrinsic protein 4;2, coding for MYKSSSTSKFSTHQKFQFLFYFSPNKKLTSTFFLKKMTSHGEEIEDEQISRIEKGNCKDSQGGMETAICSSPSIVCLTQKLIAEMIGTYFIIFSGCGVVVVNVLYGGTITFPGICVTWGLIVMVMIYSTGHISGAHFNPAVTVTFAVFRRFPWYQVPLYIGAQLTGSLLASLTLRLMFNVTPKAFFGTTPTDSSGQALVAEIIISFLLMFVISGVATDSRATGELAGIAVGMTIILNVFVAGPISGASMNPARSLGPAIVMGRYKGIWVYIVGPFVGIFAGGFVYNFMRFTDKPLRELTKSASFLRSVAQKDNASKSDG
- the NIP4;2 gene encoding NOD26-like intrinsic protein 4;2 (NOD26-like intrinsic protein 4;2 (NIP4;2); FUNCTIONS IN: water channel activity; INVOLVED IN: transport, transmembrane transport; LOCATED IN: integral to membrane, membrane; EXPRESSED IN: root, flower, cultured cell, leaf; CONTAINS InterPro DOMAIN/s: Major intrinsic protein, conserved site (InterPro:IPR022357), Aquaporin (InterPro:IPR012269), Major intrinsic protein (InterPro:IPR000425); BEST Arabidopsis thaliana protein match is: NOD26-like intrinsic protein 4;1 (TAIR:AT5G37810.1); Has 1807 Blast hits to 1807 proteins in 277 species: Archae - 0; Bacteria - 0; Metazoa - 736; Fungi - 347; Plants - 385; Viruses - 0; Other Eukaryotes - 339 (source: NCBI BLink).), encoding MTSHGEEIEDEQISRIEKGNCKDSQGGMETAICSSPSIVCLTQKLIAEMIGTYFIIFSGCGVVVVNVLYGGTITFPGICVTWGLIVMVMIYSTGHISGAHFNPAVTVTFAVFRRFPWYQVPLYIGAQLTGSLLASLTLRLMFNVTPKAFFGTTPTDSSGQALVAEIIISFLLMFVISGVATDSRATGELAGIAVGMTIILNVFVAGPISGASMNPARSLGPAIVMGRYKGIWVYIVGPFVGIFAGGFVYNFMRFTDKPLRELTKSASFLRSVAQKDNASKSDG